One genomic segment of Syngnathus typhle isolate RoL2023-S1 ecotype Sweden linkage group LG8, RoL_Styp_1.0, whole genome shotgun sequence includes these proteins:
- the rgra gene encoding retinal G protein coupled receptor a — translation MVSSYPLPEGFSEFDVFSLGSCLLVEGLMGFFLNAVTITAFLKVRELRTPSNFLVFSLAMADMGISMNATVAAFSSFLRYWPYGSEGCQTHGFQGFMTALASIHFIAAIAWDRYHQYCTRTKLQWSSAVTLVIFIWLFSAFWSAMPLIGWGEYDYEPLRTCCTLDYSKGDRNYVSYLIPMTVFNMIVQVFVVMSSYQSIAQKFKKTGNTKFNPNTPLKTMLLCWGPYGLLAFYAAVENANLVSPKLRMMAPILAKTSPTFNVFLYALGNENYRGGIWQFLTGEKIEVPQVDNKSK, via the exons ATGGTCTCGTCGTATCCTTTACCGGAGGGCTTCTCCGAGTTTGATGTCTTCTCCCTGGGATCGTGCCTTCTGGTCGAGG GTCTGATGGGGTTCTTCTTAAACGCGGTCACCATCACCGCTTTCCTCAAAGTGAGAGAGCTGAGGACCCCAAGCAATTTCTTGGTGTTCAGTTTAGCCATGGCCGACATGGGCATCTCCATGAACGCCACCGTTGCGGCTTTCTCCAGCTTCCTCAG GTACTGGCCGTATGGCTCTGAGGGATGTCAGACTCACGGATTCCAGGGTTTCATGACGGCTCTCGCCAGCATCCACTTCATCGCTGCCATCGCCTGGGACAGATATCACCAGTACTGCACAA GGACAAAGCTGCAGTGGAGCAGCGCCGTCACTTTGGTCATCTTCATCTGGCTCTTCAGCGCCTTCTGGTCGGCCATGCCTCTCATCGGCTGGGGCGAGTACGACTACGAGCCCCTCAGGACCTGCTGCACTTTGGACTACAGCAAGGGCGACAG GAATTACGTCTCCTATTTGATCCCCATGACCGTTTTCAACATGATCGTCCAGGTGTTTGTCGTTATGTCCTCCTACCAGTCCATTGCACAGAAATTCAAGAAGACTGGAAACACAAAG TTCAATCCAAATACTCCCCTTAAAACCATGCTGCTGTGCTGGGGACCCTACGGCCTACTGGCCTTCTACGCTGCAGTGGAGAACGCTAACCTGGTCTCACCCAAGCTGAGGATG ATGGCCCCCATCCTGGCCAAGACCTCCCCCACCTTTAACGTTTTCCTGTACGCTTTGGGGAACGAGAACTACCGAGGAGGAATCTGGCAGTTCCTCACTGGGGAGAAGATCGAAGTGCCTCAAGTTGACAACAAGTCCAAATAA
- the slc18a3a gene encoding probable vesicular acetylcholine transporter-A, whose protein sequence is MNPEESAGKAPNLAQMAASKLSQMGDRTKELGSAMQEPARQNRIILVIVCVVLLLDNMLYMVIVPIIPDYLRDLQQAAERAQTPAPPTHGNSSNISAHQGASTGEDNYDLQIGVLFASKAIVQLLVNPLSGTFIDRVGYDIPLVIGLSIMFLSTLIFAFAENYVTLFVARSMQGIGSAFADTSGIALIADRYTEEAERSKALGIALAFISFGSLVAPPFGGVLYEFAGKRVPFLILSAVCLVDGVMCLVVLKPFSNRERANMPVGTPIYRLMMDPYIAVVAGALTVCNIPLAFLEPTIATWMEETMSASQWEKGMTWFPAFFPHVLGVFLTVKLAAKYPHLQWFYGAIGMVFIGASSCTVPACKNFGELMIPLCGICFGIAFVDTALLPTLGFLVDVRHVSVYGSVYAIADISYCVAYAMGPVVAGKIVHDLGFVQLNLGMGLANVLYAPALLLLKNVSQMKPSHSERNMLLEDGPTGLYDTIKMEQKEKKRKGLCTTVNENGIETFVQRSFSEEESSGGEYA, encoded by the coding sequence ATGAACCCGGAGGAAAGCGCAGGAAAAGCTCCGAACTTGGCGCAAATGGCCGCCTCCAAACTCTCCCAGATGGGGGACAGAACTAAAGAGCTCGGCAGCGCCATGCAAGAGCCGGCTCGACAGAACCGCATCATCCTGGTCATCGTGTGCGTGGTTCTGCTTCTGGACAACATGCTCTACATGGTTATCGTGCCCATCATCCCGGACTACCTGCGGGATCTGCAGCAGGCGGCGGAGCGCGCGCAAACTCCAGCGCCTCCGACGCACGGCAACTCCAGCAACATCAGTGCGCACCAAGGTGCCTCCACTGGCGAGGACAACTATGACTTGCAGATCGGAGTGCTGTTCGCCTCCAAAGCCATCGTGCAGCTCCTCGTCAACCCCCTGAGCGGCACTTTCATCGACCGGGTGGGTTACGACATCCCACTGGTGATCGGCCTGAGCATCATGTTCTTGTCCACGCTCATTTTCGCCTTCGCGGAGAACTACGTTACGCTGTTCGTGGCGCGCAGCATGCAAGGCATCGGCTCGGCCTTCGCGGACACGTCGGGCATCGCGCTCATCGCCGACCGCTACACGGAGGAGGCGGAGCGCAGCAAGGCACTGGGCATTGCGCTGGCCTTCATCTCCTTCGGGAGCCTGGTGGCGCCCCCCTTCGGCGGGGTTCTGTACGAGTTCGCCGGCAAGCGCGTGCCCTTTCTCATCCTGTCCGCCGTGTGCCTGGTGGATGGGGTCATGTGCCTCGTGGTGCTCAAGCCCTTCTCCAACCGGGAACGGGCCAACATGCCAGTGGGGACGCCTATCTACCGGTTGATGATGGACCCGTACATTGCGGTGGTGGCCGGAGCGCTGACCGTCTGCAACATCCCGCTGGCCTTCCTGGAACCCACCATCGCCACGTGGATGGAGGAAACCATGAGCGCCTCCCAGTGGGAGAAGGGCATGACGTGGTTCCCCGCCTTCTTCCCGCACGTGCTGGGGGTCTTCCTGACCGTCAAGCTGGCCGCCAAGTACCCGCACCTGCAGTGGTTCTACGGCGCCATCGGCATGGTGTTCATCGGGGCCAGCTCGTGCACGGTGCCGGCGTGCAAGAACTTTGGCGAGCTGATGATACCGCTGTGCGGGATCTGTTTCGGCATCGCCTTCGTGGACACGGCCCTGCTGCCCACGCTGGGCTTCCTGGTGGACGTGCGCCACGTGTCCGTGTACGGGAGCGTTTACGCCATCGCCGACATCTCCTACTGCGTGGCCTACGCCATGGGGCCGGTGGTGGCCGGCAAGATTGTGCACGACCTGGGCTTCGTGCAACTCAACCTGGGCATGGGCCTGGCCAACGTGCTCTACGCGCCCgccctgctgctgctgaagaACGTGTCGCAGATGAAGCCGTCGCACTCGGAGAGGAACATGCTGCTGGAGGACGGCCCCACGGGACTGTACGACACCATCAAAATGGAgcagaaggagaagaaaaggAAAGGCCTGTGCACCACCGTGAACGAGAACGGCATCGAGACGTTCGTGCAGCGCTCCTTCTCCGAGGAGGAGTCCTCGGGTGGCGAGTATGCGTGA